Proteins co-encoded in one Gemmatimonadales bacterium genomic window:
- a CDS encoding protein kinase — MSSLPLRVSGALSAQYRLEQEIGAGGMATVYLAEDLRHDRRVAVKVLRPELAAVIGAERFLAEIKLTANLQHPHILPLFDSGEADSFLYYVMPFVEGESLRDRLTREKQLPVDDAVRIACEVASALDYAHRHRVIHRDIKPENILLHDGRALVADFGIALAASQAGTRMTETGMSLGTPHYMSPEQAMGEREITARSDVYALGAVLYEMLTGDPPFTGSTAQAIVARVVTESPRPLLPQRHTIPPHVESAVLTALEKLPADRFATAAQFADALTTPGVTRQVTSRTIPLVAASRGSARARLRDPLTIGLAVLAAAGLGLAGTLMWRSRPESSVPTVRFLYTGSDSATVASDWAPWPAAISPDGSLLVYPVSQPGGTDILYVRRADQLEGHAIPGTNNGNQPLFSPDGRWIAFEANNVDKKVRLDGSAPVRIATGGADNGADWTTSDELVIGSGISAHGLSKVSVAGGDLVPFTAPDSAHGEFDHLWPIGTPDGRSVVFVIWHGALPTSELAMVSLDGGPVVRLGLKAIRPLAVVDDALVYVLADGAVMAVPLDVVHRRVTGKPVPVLDPVPVIGAFNGNSAVFVSRGGALVTGLEAARSQLMWVGRDGTSRPVSRELRSFDSPRISPDGRHIAVLVTDGPKTDIWVDDLETGTLSRLTSSGNMTIAEWSRDGRSVIYAAPGNGSNWAVWRQSLGGGTTPELLVEQPLLAPVADLAPDGHTVLLQTLTASTWDLQSMRVDSTRALKPFNVTPASDLDPRFSPDGRWAALTTDESGAFEVYVRSYPEPTVKIQVSVGGGAGAMWSADGTRLYYSVGNAIVEARLATSPDLRVLSRDTAFSGVPHSGGSANYDITRDGSRLVLPRTRSTAYPLVVVPNWRTELRERMAANRK; from the coding sequence ATGAGCAGCCTGCCCCTCCGGGTCTCGGGAGCGCTGTCGGCCCAGTATCGCCTGGAGCAGGAGATCGGCGCTGGCGGCATGGCCACGGTCTATCTGGCCGAAGACCTGCGCCACGACCGGCGGGTCGCGGTCAAGGTGCTCCGCCCCGAGCTTGCGGCCGTGATCGGCGCCGAGCGCTTCCTGGCGGAGATCAAGCTCACTGCCAACCTGCAGCACCCCCACATCCTGCCGCTGTTCGACTCGGGCGAGGCGGATTCGTTCCTCTACTACGTGATGCCCTTCGTGGAGGGCGAGAGCCTGCGCGACCGGCTCACCCGGGAGAAGCAGCTCCCGGTGGACGACGCCGTCCGCATCGCCTGCGAAGTGGCCTCCGCCCTCGATTACGCCCACCGCCATCGCGTGATCCACCGCGACATCAAGCCGGAGAACATCCTGCTGCACGACGGGCGCGCGCTGGTGGCGGACTTCGGCATCGCCCTCGCCGCGAGCCAGGCCGGCACCCGGATGACCGAGACCGGCATGAGCCTCGGCACGCCGCACTACATGAGTCCCGAGCAGGCCATGGGCGAGCGCGAGATCACCGCCCGCTCGGACGTCTACGCCTTGGGCGCGGTGCTCTACGAGATGCTCACCGGCGACCCGCCGTTCACCGGCTCGACCGCGCAGGCCATCGTCGCCCGGGTGGTGACCGAGAGTCCTCGGCCGCTCCTGCCCCAGCGGCACACCATTCCGCCGCACGTGGAATCGGCGGTGCTCACGGCATTGGAGAAGCTGCCGGCCGACCGGTTCGCGACGGCGGCGCAGTTCGCCGACGCACTGACGACACCGGGGGTCACGAGACAGGTCACGAGCCGGACCATCCCCCTCGTGGCCGCGAGCCGCGGCAGTGCACGGGCCCGGCTGCGCGATCCGCTCACCATCGGACTCGCGGTCCTGGCGGCGGCCGGGCTTGGGCTGGCCGGCACGCTCATGTGGCGGTCCCGGCCTGAATCTTCCGTGCCGACGGTGCGATTCCTCTACACCGGCAGCGACAGCGCGACGGTCGCGTCGGACTGGGCTCCCTGGCCGGCCGCCATCTCTCCCGATGGCTCGCTGCTCGTCTACCCGGTCAGCCAGCCTGGCGGAACGGACATCCTCTACGTCCGCCGCGCGGACCAGCTCGAGGGTCATGCGATTCCCGGCACGAACAACGGCAACCAGCCGCTGTTCTCCCCGGACGGACGCTGGATCGCGTTTGAAGCCAACAACGTGGACAAGAAGGTGCGGCTCGACGGAAGCGCCCCGGTCCGGATCGCCACGGGGGGCGCCGACAACGGCGCGGATTGGACGACAAGCGACGAGCTGGTGATCGGGTCCGGCATCAGCGCGCACGGACTCTCGAAGGTGAGCGTTGCCGGAGGCGACCTGGTGCCCTTCACCGCTCCCGACTCCGCGCATGGCGAATTCGATCATCTCTGGCCCATCGGAACCCCCGACGGCCGGTCGGTCGTGTTCGTGATCTGGCACGGCGCCCTGCCGACCTCCGAGCTGGCCATGGTTTCGCTCGACGGGGGCCCGGTCGTCCGGCTCGGCCTCAAGGCGATCCGGCCGCTCGCGGTGGTGGACGACGCGCTGGTGTACGTCCTGGCCGATGGGGCCGTGATGGCGGTACCGCTCGATGTCGTCCATCGGCGGGTGACCGGCAAGCCGGTGCCGGTGCTCGATCCGGTGCCCGTGATCGGCGCGTTCAACGGCAACTCCGCCGTGTTCGTCTCGCGGGGAGGCGCGCTGGTGACGGGGCTGGAGGCGGCACGGTCCCAGCTCATGTGGGTCGGGCGTGACGGGACCAGCCGTCCGGTCAGCCGCGAGCTGCGGAGCTTCGACTCCCCCCGGATCTCGCCCGACGGCCGCCACATCGCGGTTCTGGTGACCGACGGCCCCAAGACCGACATCTGGGTCGACGACCTCGAGACCGGCACGTTGTCTCGCCTCACCAGCTCGGGCAACATGACCATCGCCGAATGGAGCCGGGACGGACGGAGCGTGATCTATGCGGCTCCGGGAAACGGATCGAACTGGGCGGTGTGGCGGCAGTCGCTTGGCGGCGGAACCACCCCTGAGCTGCTGGTGGAGCAGCCCCTCCTGGCGCCGGTCGCGGACCTGGCGCCCGACGGCCACACCGTGCTGCTGCAGACCTTGACGGCGAGCACCTGGGACCTGCAGAGCATGAGGGTAGACTCGACCCGCGCCCTCAAGCCGTTCAACGTCACGCCGGCCTCTGACCTGGACCCGCGCTTCTCGCCGGATGGACGGTGGGCGGCCCTGACGACCGACGAATCCGGCGCTTTCGAGGTGTACGTCCGCTCGTATCCGGAGCCGACCGTCAAGATCCAGGTGTCGGTGGGGGGCGGCGCGGGGGCGATGTGGTCAGCCGATGGCACCCGACTGTACTACTCGGTCGGAAACGCGATCGTCGAGGCCAGGCTGGCCACCAGCCCGGACCTCCGCGTGCTCTCCCGAGACACCGCATTCAGCGGAGTTCCCCACTCCGGCGGCTCGGCGAACTACGACATCACCCGCGACGGATCACGGCTCGTGCTCCCGCGCACGCGATCCACCGCCTACCCGCTGGTGGTGGTGCCCAACTGGCGGACCGAGCTGCGCGAGCGCATGGCGGCGAATCGGAAGTGA
- a CDS encoding energy transducer TonB, which translates to MRLHLIESDQRHLQTAECAFASLLFHASLIWLAVGVIDGAQVLTGREPIAVPFVLLPPERREAPPAGQTASFQVGQPGGYYAEGAVLDGAGSGTRTGGRPYLRQRPGERSSAFGLAPLGHPARLSDSVFTMLEVERMVERYEGSAAPVYPPKLSALGKEGHVQATFVVDTTGAVDMASVRVLESDDPLFTESVRTALGAMRFRPATRGGRPVRQLVQQRFNFRIASPPQGTLQIS; encoded by the coding sequence ATGCGCCTTCACCTCATCGAGTCCGACCAGCGGCACCTCCAGACAGCGGAGTGCGCCTTCGCGAGCCTCCTGTTCCACGCAAGCCTCATCTGGCTCGCCGTGGGCGTGATCGATGGCGCTCAGGTGCTCACCGGGCGCGAGCCCATCGCCGTGCCCTTCGTGCTCCTGCCGCCCGAGCGGCGCGAGGCGCCGCCCGCCGGCCAGACCGCGTCGTTCCAGGTGGGCCAGCCCGGCGGGTACTACGCGGAGGGAGCAGTCCTCGATGGTGCAGGCAGCGGCACCCGCACCGGCGGGCGCCCCTACCTCCGGCAGCGCCCGGGTGAGCGGAGCAGCGCGTTCGGCCTGGCGCCGCTCGGCCACCCGGCCCGGCTGTCCGACAGCGTCTTCACCATGCTCGAGGTCGAGCGGATGGTGGAACGCTACGAGGGGAGCGCGGCGCCCGTTTACCCGCCGAAGCTGAGCGCGTTGGGAAAGGAAGGCCACGTGCAGGCGACCTTCGTGGTGGACACGACGGGCGCGGTGGACATGGCCTCCGTGCGGGTGCTGGAGAGTGACGATCCCCTGTTCACCGAGTCGGTGCGCACTGCGCTCGGCGCCATGCGGTTCCGGCCGGCCACGCGCGGCGGACGGCCGGTGCGCCAGCTCGTGCAGCAGCGCTTCAACTTCCGGATCGCGTCGCCGCCGCAGGGCACCTTGCAGATCAGCTGA
- a CDS encoding LysR family transcriptional regulator, with protein sequence MLLKHLQYLTALARERHFARAAAACQVTQPTLSAGIKQLEEQLGLLVVQRGHRFEGLTVEGERVLAWAQRITADAESLEQEASRLREVLEGRLRLGVVPAALPAVPILASPLARRYPGVTLTIVSTSSADIQLGLDEFRFEAGITYLENEPLLRVRTIPLYREQYLLITPAGGPLAGRTRVTWREAASLPLCLLTPDMQNRRILNAHFAQAGASVTPSLETNSVFTLCTLVRSGYWSSVLPYGFQPLLSGADGVALLPLEAPAAAHTVGLVVSDRHPLPPTATALLDVVTGLDWSLVEGETGGS encoded by the coding sequence ATGCTTCTGAAGCACCTGCAATACCTCACCGCGCTGGCACGCGAGCGGCATTTCGCCCGGGCCGCCGCCGCGTGCCAGGTGACCCAGCCCACGCTTTCCGCCGGTATCAAGCAACTGGAAGAGCAGCTCGGCCTGCTGGTGGTACAGCGGGGCCATCGATTCGAGGGTCTCACCGTGGAAGGCGAGCGGGTGCTAGCATGGGCCCAACGGATCACCGCGGACGCGGAAAGCTTGGAGCAGGAAGCCAGCCGCCTGAGGGAGGTGCTCGAGGGTCGGCTCCGGTTGGGCGTGGTTCCGGCGGCTCTCCCGGCGGTCCCGATCCTGGCATCGCCCCTGGCACGACGCTATCCCGGCGTTACCCTGACGATCGTCTCTACCTCTTCGGCGGACATCCAGTTGGGGCTGGACGAGTTCCGCTTCGAGGCCGGTATCACCTACCTGGAGAACGAGCCGCTCTTGCGGGTTCGGACCATTCCGCTCTACCGGGAGCAGTACCTGCTGATCACGCCGGCCGGGGGACCGCTGGCCGGGCGCACTCGGGTCACCTGGCGAGAAGCGGCGTCGCTGCCGCTCTGCCTGCTGACGCCTGACATGCAGAACCGGAGAATCCTCAACGCGCACTTTGCCCAGGCCGGCGCCAGCGTGACTCCCTCGCTGGAGACCAACTCGGTGTTCACCCTGTGCACCCTGGTGCGGTCGGGCTACTGGTCGAGCGTGCTGCCGTACGGCTTCCAGCCGCTCCTCTCCGGGGCCGATGGGGTCGCCCTCCTGCCGCTCGAGGCGCCGGCGGCTGCCCATACCGTTGGCCTGGTCGTGTCCGACCGGCATCCGCTTCCGCCAACCGCGACCGCCCTCTTGGACGTGGTGACTGGGTTGGATTGGTCTCTGGTTGAGGGTGAGACGGGCGGGAGTTGA
- the mobB gene encoding molybdopterin-guanine dinucleotide biosynthesis protein B, whose protein sequence is MTAGLPVLGFVGSSGSGKTTLLEQVVELLTDAGVRVAVLKHAKLGFDIDSNPGKDSHRLRAAGADQVLVASRDRWALMAQQADPLREPSLQSMLGHLDATVLDAVLAEGFGHERYPKIEVYRPAQGRAPQCWPDDPSVIAVASDSPLTTAPASWLDLNDPLSVAWFAAGHLGLSAFHGTCPEAGRHSLPRK, encoded by the coding sequence ATGACAGCCGGTCTCCCCGTACTTGGATTCGTCGGTTCGAGCGGCAGCGGCAAGACCACCCTGCTGGAGCAGGTAGTCGAGTTGCTCACCGACGCGGGTGTGCGGGTCGCCGTGCTGAAGCACGCGAAGCTGGGGTTCGATATCGATTCCAATCCGGGGAAGGACAGTCACCGGCTGCGCGCCGCCGGGGCCGACCAGGTATTGGTGGCTTCGCGGGACCGCTGGGCGCTCATGGCGCAGCAGGCCGACCCGCTCCGGGAGCCGTCCCTGCAGTCGATGCTGGGCCATCTCGATGCGACCGTGCTGGACGCCGTGCTGGCCGAGGGGTTCGGGCACGAACGCTATCCCAAGATCGAAGTCTACCGGCCGGCCCAGGGGCGTGCGCCCCAGTGCTGGCCCGACGATCCGTCGGTGATCGCGGTGGCCAGCGACAGCCCGCTCACCACCGCACCGGCTTCCTGGCTCGATCTCAACGATCCGCTGTCGGTGGCCTGGTTCGCGGCCGGGCACCTGGGGCTTTCGGCATTCCATGGAACCTGCCCGGAGGCAGGGCGGCACTCGCTGCCGCGGAAATGA